The following proteins are encoded in a genomic region of Clostridium kluyveri:
- a CDS encoding pseudouridine synthase produces the protein MIERLHKYMAACGVASRRKCEHIISEGRVKVNGAVISKLGTTIDDERDEILVDNKIIKKENKKVYILLNKPRGYISSVKDDRGRKTLLDIVKVNERVYPIGRLDYNTSGAIILTNDGEVYNNIAHPGSNKSKIYIAAIKGIPSNEEIKRFENGIDIGGYITAEAKFDFISSNKESSKVKIEIHEGRNRQVRKMCDAIGHPVITLMRIAIGDIKLGNLKEGAWRYLSEKEIQYIKGGKLL, from the coding sequence ATGATAGAAAGATTACATAAATACATGGCTGCCTGCGGGGTAGCGTCAAGAAGAAAATGTGAACATATAATATCTGAGGGAAGAGTAAAAGTAAATGGAGCAGTTATAAGTAAACTGGGAACAACAATTGATGATGAGAGAGATGAAATTCTAGTAGATAATAAAATAATAAAGAAAGAAAATAAAAAGGTGTATATATTATTAAATAAGCCGAGAGGATATATATCTTCTGTTAAAGATGATAGGGGACGCAAAACACTTCTTGATATAGTAAAGGTAAATGAAAGGGTCTATCCCATAGGAAGGCTTGACTATAACACATCAGGAGCCATAATACTTACCAATGACGGGGAAGTATATAATAATATAGCTCATCCAGGGAGTAATAAATCTAAGATATATATTGCTGCAATAAAAGGAATACCTTCTAATGAGGAAATAAAACGATTTGAAAATGGCATAGATATAGGAGGATATATAACAGCTGAGGCAAAATTTGATTTTATTAGTTCAAATAAGGAAAGTTCAAAAGTAAAAATAGAAATACATGAAGGAAGAAACAGACAGGTTAGAAAAATGTGTGATGCCATAGGCCATCCTGTAATAACTTTAATGAGAATTGCCATAGGAGATATAAAACTAGGCAATCTTAAGGAGGGAGCGTGGAGATATTTAAGTGAAAAAGAAATACAATATATAAAAGGTGGAAAGTTATTATGA
- a CDS encoding bifunctional 4-hydroxy-3-methylbut-2-enyl diphosphate reductase/30S ribosomal protein S1, with the protein MNIILADKSGFCFGVERAVTEAISAREKFKKKIYTLGPLIHNSDVVNNLKKKGIYPIELDDIYSLKEDDVVVIRSHGVAKDILALLESKKINVVNATCPYVSNIQKKVEKYYKLGYSILIVGDINHPEVLGINGWCENTGIISKNGVDLDKLPLKICIVSQTTEKQSNWEKVLNIVAKKCREFIAFNTICSATEFRQKAAECISKKVDMMVVIGGKNSSNTTKLYEICKSNCNNTIHVENSGEIPDNIIKTNKIKTIGVTAGASTPNWIIKEAVLKMSDDKNLELNEQLSYMDKNDTQIILGEKIKGIVISVNSKEAFLNIGYKSDGILPKSEITKEEDNNLEELIHIGDELDVKVVRRQNEDGYVVLSKLELDRENAYKELEDANINDTSLKVTVKEDVNGGLVANYKGARVFIPASHVELYHVNDLSQYVDKELEVNIIEFKQERKGTRVVASRREILRIEREKREEETWNRLEKDMVVEGEVRRLTDFGAFVDVQGVDGLLHVSELSWGRVNKPGDVLKIGDKIQVYILDVNREKKKLSLSLKKLMEDPWNNVDIKYPVGNVVLGKVVRFANFGAFIELEPGVDALVHISQISHKRIDKPSDALEIGQEIKAKILEVNKESEKIALSIKEVDEI; encoded by the coding sequence ATGAATATTATATTAGCAGATAAGTCTGGATTTTGTTTTGGGGTGGAGAGAGCTGTTACCGAGGCTATAAGTGCCAGAGAAAAATTCAAAAAGAAGATATATACTTTAGGTCCTTTAATTCATAATAGTGATGTAGTAAATAATTTGAAGAAAAAAGGTATATATCCTATAGAATTAGATGATATATATAGTCTCAAAGAAGATGATGTAGTTGTAATACGTTCTCACGGTGTAGCAAAAGACATATTGGCTCTTTTAGAAAGTAAAAAGATTAATGTGGTGAATGCTACCTGTCCTTATGTTTCTAACATACAGAAAAAAGTGGAAAAATACTATAAATTAGGGTATAGTATATTGATAGTAGGTGATATTAACCATCCAGAGGTATTAGGTATAAATGGATGGTGTGAAAATACTGGCATTATATCAAAGAATGGTGTCGATTTAGATAAGTTACCTTTAAAAATATGTATAGTTTCACAAACTACAGAAAAACAGTCTAATTGGGAAAAGGTGTTGAATATAGTAGCTAAAAAGTGCAGGGAGTTTATTGCATTTAATACTATATGCAGTGCCACAGAGTTCCGTCAGAAAGCCGCAGAATGCATATCAAAAAAAGTAGATATGATGGTAGTAATAGGGGGTAAAAATAGTTCTAATACCACCAAGCTTTATGAAATATGTAAAAGTAATTGTAATAATACAATTCATGTTGAAAATTCAGGAGAAATACCTGATAATATAATTAAGACTAATAAAATTAAAACTATAGGTGTTACAGCAGGAGCTTCAACACCCAATTGGATAATAAAGGAGGCAGTTTTAAAAATGAGTGATGACAAAAATTTAGAGTTAAATGAACAATTATCTTATATGGACAAAAATGATACCCAGATAATATTAGGGGAAAAAATTAAAGGTATAGTAATATCTGTGAATTCTAAAGAGGCTTTTTTAAATATAGGATATAAATCAGATGGCATACTTCCAAAATCTGAAATAACAAAGGAAGAGGATAACAATTTAGAGGAACTAATTCATATTGGAGATGAATTAGATGTTAAAGTAGTAAGAAGGCAAAATGAAGATGGATATGTGGTATTATCCAAATTGGAATTAGATAGAGAAAATGCTTATAAGGAATTGGAAGATGCAAATATAAATGATACATCTTTAAAAGTTACAGTAAAAGAAGATGTAAATGGAGGATTAGTAGCCAATTATAAAGGAGCTAGAGTTTTTATACCAGCCTCCCATGTGGAACTATATCATGTAAATGATCTTTCTCAGTATGTAGATAAGGAATTGGAAGTTAATATAATTGAGTTTAAACAAGAGAGAAAAGGAACTAGAGTAGTAGCTTCAAGAAGGGAAATTTTAAGAATTGAAAGAGAAAAAAGGGAAGAGGAAACTTGGAACAGGCTTGAAAAAGATATGGTGGTAGAAGGAGAAGTTAGAAGATTAACTGATTTTGGTGCATTTGTTGATGTGCAGGGGGTTGATGGACTTCTTCATGTATCTGAACTGTCCTGGGGAAGAGTTAATAAACCAGGAGATGTGCTGAAGATAGGTGATAAAATTCAAGTTTATATATTGGATGTAAATAGAGAAAAGAAAAAGTTATCTCTGTCTCTAAAGAAACTTATGGAGGATCCATGGAATAATGTGGATATAAAATATCCAGTTGGAAATGTAGTTCTAGGAAAAGTAGTTAGATTTGCTAATTTTGGTGCATTTATAGAATTGGAACCGGGAGTGGATGCATTAGTACACATATCCCAAATAAGTCATAAGAGAATAGATAAACCTTCAGATGCACTGGAAATAGGACAGGAAATAAAGGCTAAAATTTTAGAAGTAAATAAGGAAAGTGAAAAAATAGCTTTAAGTATAAAAGAAGTAGATGAAATTTGA
- a CDS encoding carbon-nitrogen hydrolase family protein has translation MKIGLCQMMVLKSSKSDNVKRAKEYIRKAANKGADIVALPEMFNCYYNIKYFREYAEKDNCKGETLSMLSSAAKEMGIYIVGGSIPEIDDKGNIYNASFVFNDKGELIGKHRKMHLFDIDIKGKITFKESDVLTPGDKVTVIDTKWGKIGVAICYDVRFPELMRLMALQGAKIIFIPASFNTTTGPSHWELLFRSAAVENQLYTVGISPARNINYSYVAYGNSLIVDPWGKILNILDEKEGILLSEIDLEYIYEVRKSIPVFEHRREDLYKITLA, from the coding sequence ATGAAAATAGGTTTGTGTCAAATGATGGTTTTGAAGTCTTCAAAAAGTGACAATGTAAAAAGAGCAAAGGAATATATACGGAAGGCTGCAAATAAAGGAGCTGACATAGTAGCATTACCGGAAATGTTTAATTGTTACTATAATATTAAGTATTTTAGAGAATATGCAGAAAAGGATAATTGCAAGGGAGAAACTTTAAGCATGTTGTCCTCTGCGGCTAAAGAGATGGGAATATATATAGTTGGAGGCTCCATACCTGAAATTGATGATAAAGGAAATATATATAATGCTTCTTTTGTATTTAATGATAAAGGAGAATTAATAGGGAAGCATAGAAAAATGCATTTATTTGATATAGATATAAAAGGTAAAATAACATTTAAGGAGTCAGATGTTTTAACTCCAGGAGACAAAGTTACTGTAATAGATACAAAGTGGGGAAAAATAGGTGTAGCTATATGTTATGATGTAAGATTTCCTGAACTTATGAGGCTTATGGCACTTCAAGGGGCAAAAATCATATTTATTCCAGCTTCTTTTAATACAACTACAGGACCATCTCATTGGGAACTGTTATTTAGAAGTGCTGCAGTAGAAAATCAACTATATACCGTAGGAATATCACCAGCAAGAAATATAAATTATTCTTATGTTGCCTATGGAAATTCTCTTATAGTAGATCCCTGGGGGAAGATATTAAATATATTAGATGAAAAAGAGGGAATACTATTATCGGAGATAGATTTGGAATATATATATGAAGTAAGAAAATCTATACCTGTATTTGAGCATAGAAGAGAGGATTTATATAAAATTACTTTAGCATGA
- a CDS encoding MurR/RpiR family transcriptional regulator: MESTNNQDLIRTIQIKFPRLSKGQKLIAEYILKHYDKAAFMTAAKLGVNVGVSESTVVRFANELGFSGYPKLQKSLQELIKNKLTTVQRIELSNDFVSQESPLKSVLKSDMENIRATLEKINHKTFDDVVNSIFKADKIYIIGLRSSTAIADFLGFYLNLILDNVKVVGYGISDIFEQMINLTSDDLVIGIGSPRYAVRTIEALAFAKSRNARVVAITDSLLSPLAARADYTLIAQSNMTSFVDSLVAPLSVINALIIAVGLQEKEKISSTFSDLETIWQEYQVYSLKDQN; the protein is encoded by the coding sequence ATGGAAAGCACTAACAATCAGGACTTAATAAGAACAATTCAAATTAAATTTCCAAGATTGAGTAAAGGTCAAAAATTAATAGCTGAATATATTTTGAAACATTATGACAAAGCTGCCTTTATGACAGCTGCAAAATTAGGGGTAAATGTAGGAGTAAGTGAATCAACTGTAGTTAGATTTGCAAATGAACTTGGATTTTCAGGATATCCTAAGCTGCAGAAATCTCTTCAGGAACTTATAAAAAATAAACTTACTACGGTACAGAGAATTGAATTATCAAATGATTTTGTAAGTCAGGAAAGTCCACTGAAAAGTGTTCTAAAATCTGATATGGAAAATATAAGAGCTACTCTTGAAAAAATAAATCATAAGACTTTTGATGATGTAGTAAACAGTATATTTAAGGCAGATAAGATATATATAATAGGACTTAGAAGTTCCACTGCTATTGCAGATTTTCTGGGCTTTTATTTGAATTTGATATTAGACAATGTAAAAGTTGTAGGATATGGAATAAGTGATATTTTTGAACAAATGATAAATTTAACCAGTGACGATCTGGTAATAGGCATAGGATCTCCTAGATATGCTGTGAGAACTATTGAAGCTCTGGCTTTTGCCAAAAGCAGAAATGCTAGGGTAGTAGCTATTACGGACAGCCTTTTATCTCCTCTGGCAGCCAGAGCAGATTATACCTTGATTGCTCAAAGTAATATGACTTCTTTTGTGGATTCACTAGTAGCTCCATTAAGTGTAATTAATGCACTTATTATCGCTGTTGGATTACAAGAAAAGGAAAAAATTTCCTCTACTTTTTCAGATCTTGAAACTATATGGCAAGAATATCAAGTATATTCATTAAAGGATCAAAATTAG
- a CDS encoding YpmA family protein, with protein sequence MKNELKLISSKEFSDYEDMYKIVDFLNKNLNGYGFTFGICEKDNKSVINIYKHD encoded by the coding sequence ATGAAGAATGAGTTAAAATTAATTTCATCAAAAGAATTTAGTGACTATGAAGATATGTATAAAATTGTGGATTTTTTGAATAAAAATTTAAATGGTTATGGTTTTACTTTTGGAATATGCGAGAAAGATAATAAAAGTGTAATAAATATTTATAAACATGATTAA
- a CDS encoding glycosyltransferase family 2 protein — MKEFIFNFTAIFQISIFTITMYYLILSLFGLYKRRDNGAEKCMPKNTFALLVAAHNEEMVIAKIIESLKDIDYPKDMYDIFVIADNCDDDTASIARKYNVNVFERKVPDKKGKGYALEWMFNKIFKMDKQYDSIAVFDADNLVSKNFLIEMNYKLCQGYKVVQGYIDSKNPNDSWITGSYSISFWTANRLFQLSRSNLGLSNQIGGTGFCMNTEILKQLGWGATCLTEDLEFTCKLVLNGYKVGWAHNAVVYDEKPLTLKQSWHQRKRWMKGFTDVASRFFFKLIKKALRDKNLTALDCAIYTVQPFVTLLIGLSAFITILQNTHGLNIFVINIYFIPILWKAFSIVQFLVTPFIMMLENKLSKKMFSIFVLYSFNIVVLALVFDSPTLLETVSGSILYLLIFVIGISLLGGKNSLRIFIWYLLYGIYTLTWIPITIQGILDKNNKEWNHTKHIRQISIQEVE; from the coding sequence ATGAAAGAGTTTATTTTTAATTTTACAGCTATTTTTCAAATATCGATTTTTACAATCACAATGTATTACCTAATACTTTCTTTATTTGGACTCTATAAAAGAAGAGATAATGGTGCAGAAAAATGTATGCCTAAAAATACTTTTGCACTTTTAGTAGCAGCTCATAATGAAGAGATGGTTATTGCAAAAATAATAGAGAGTCTAAAAGATATTGACTATCCCAAAGATATGTATGATATTTTTGTTATTGCGGATAATTGTGATGATGATACAGCATCTATAGCAAGAAAATATAATGTAAATGTATTTGAAAGAAAAGTTCCGGATAAAAAGGGAAAGGGATATGCACTGGAATGGATGTTCAATAAAATATTTAAGATGGATAAACAATATGATTCTATAGCTGTTTTTGATGCGGATAATTTGGTTTCAAAAAATTTTTTAATAGAAATGAATTATAAACTATGTCAAGGATATAAAGTTGTTCAAGGTTACATAGATAGTAAAAATCCCAATGATTCATGGATAACAGGTTCTTATTCAATTTCTTTTTGGACCGCCAACAGGCTTTTTCAACTTTCTAGGTCAAATCTTGGATTATCAAATCAAATCGGAGGCACAGGCTTTTGTATGAATACGGAGATACTAAAGCAGCTTGGATGGGGTGCTACTTGTTTGACTGAAGATTTAGAATTTACCTGTAAATTAGTACTAAATGGATATAAGGTAGGATGGGCTCATAATGCTGTAGTATATGATGAAAAGCCTTTAACACTAAAACAATCCTGGCATCAAAGAAAAAGATGGATGAAAGGATTTACTGATGTTGCCTCAAGGTTTTTCTTTAAACTTATAAAAAAGGCACTAAGAGATAAAAATCTCACTGCACTTGACTGTGCCATATATACTGTACAGCCTTTTGTCACCTTGTTAATAGGGCTTTCAGCTTTTATAACTATTCTACAGAATACCCATGGTTTAAATATATTTGTTATAAATATATATTTTATACCTATATTATGGAAAGCATTTAGTATAGTTCAATTTCTAGTAACCCCCTTTATAATGATGTTAGAAAATAAACTGTCAAAGAAGATGTTTTCTATATTTGTTCTATATTCCTTCAATATAGTAGTACTCGCGCTGGTGTTTGATTCACCTACTCTATTAGAGACGGTATCTGGAAGTATTTTATATCTTTTGATATTTGTAATAGGCATATCCTTATTAGGAGGTAAAAATTCTCTTAGAATATTTATATGGTATCTGCTCTATGGTATATATACTTTAACATGGATACCGATAACAATACAAGGAATATTGGACAAGAATAACAAAGAATGGAATCACACTAAACATATAAGACAAATAAGTATACAGGAAGTAGAATAA
- a CDS encoding pyridoxal phosphate-dependent aminotransferase, producing the protein MRLSNRILNMQFSPIRKLAPYAAEAKKRGIKVYHLNIGQPDVLTPDIFFKAIENFKENVLKYTDSQGMDALQESFIEYYKKWGTEFSKEELIVTNGGSEAIMLTFMTICDPGDEIVSPEPFYTNYNGFAESASAKMVPFLTKAEDGFHLPDKKSIENKITPKTKALMISNPGNPTGTVYTAEELRMLADIVKEHDLYLIADEVYREFVYDGLKYTSTLTLKDIADRVIIVDSISKRYSACGARIGLVASKNKEFMHNIMKLCQTRLCVPTVEQIGAAALKDTPDSYFVETRKEYEKRRNILMEGLQKIPGVICRKPSGAFYIVAKLPISDAQDFAKFLLTDFNKDGKTVMVAPADGFYATEGLGKDEIRISYCLNCGDLKDAMNLLKIALEEYIKTKK; encoded by the coding sequence ATGAGATTATCAAATAGAATTTTAAATATGCAGTTTTCACCCATTCGTAAACTGGCACCTTATGCTGCAGAAGCAAAAAAAAGAGGTATTAAAGTTTACCATTTAAATATTGGTCAACCGGACGTACTAACTCCAGATATTTTCTTTAAAGCAATTGAAAATTTTAAAGAAAATGTATTAAAATATACAGATTCACAAGGTATGGATGCACTTCAGGAAAGCTTCATAGAATATTACAAAAAATGGGGCACGGAGTTTTCTAAAGAAGAACTGATAGTAACTAATGGTGGTAGTGAAGCCATAATGTTAACTTTTATGACAATATGTGATCCAGGAGATGAAATAGTTTCCCCTGAACCCTTCTATACAAATTATAATGGCTTCGCAGAATCGGCTTCTGCCAAAATGGTTCCATTTTTAACAAAAGCTGAAGATGGCTTTCACTTGCCAGACAAAAAATCAATTGAAAACAAAATAACCCCTAAAACAAAGGCACTTATGATTTCAAATCCTGGTAATCCTACGGGAACTGTATATACGGCTGAAGAACTTAGAATGCTTGCAGATATAGTTAAAGAACATGATTTATACTTAATAGCAGATGAAGTTTATAGAGAATTTGTATATGATGGATTAAAATATACTTCTACACTTACTTTAAAGGATATAGCTGACAGAGTAATAATTGTAGACAGCATATCTAAACGTTATAGTGCCTGTGGTGCTAGAATTGGACTGGTAGCTTCAAAGAATAAAGAATTTATGCATAACATAATGAAACTGTGTCAAACTAGACTATGTGTTCCTACAGTAGAACAAATTGGAGCAGCAGCCTTAAAGGATACCCCTGACAGCTATTTTGTAGAAACAAGAAAAGAATATGAAAAGAGAAGAAATATATTAATGGAAGGTCTTCAAAAAATCCCAGGGGTTATATGCAGAAAACCTAGTGGTGCTTTTTACATAGTTGCTAAATTACCTATATCTGATGCACAGGATTTTGCAAAATTTTTACTAACTGATTTTAATAAAGATGGTAAAACTGTAATGGTTGCTCCTGCTGATGGTTTTTATGCTACTGAGGGCCTTGGAAAAGATGAAATAAGAATATCTTACTGCTTAAATTGCGGTGATTTGAAAGATGCTATGAATTTATTAAAAATAGCTCTGGAAGAATATATAAAAACTAAAAAATAG
- the speD gene encoding adenosylmethionine decarboxylase, protein MNELGRHILAEIYGCDGEILNNKDFIEKIMVDSALKAGAEVREVAFHRFSPQGISGVVIISESHLTIHTWPELGYAAVDVFTCGDRINPWDACNYMTEKFNAKNMTATEIKRGIFEQVVEVKASNI, encoded by the coding sequence ATGAATGAATTAGGGAGACATATTTTAGCAGAGATTTATGGATGCGATGGCGAAATATTGAATAATAAAGACTTTATAGAGAAGATAATGGTAGATTCAGCTTTAAAGGCAGGAGCAGAAGTAAGGGAAGTTGCATTTCATAGATTCAGCCCTCAGGGCATAAGCGGGGTAGTTATAATATCTGAATCCCATCTAACTATTCACACCTGGCCTGAACTTGGCTATGCTGCTGTGGATGTGTTTACTTGTGGAGATAGAATTAATCCTTGGGATGCTTGTAACTACATGACTGAAAAATTTAATGCAAAAAATATGACGGCAACTGAAATAAAGAGAGGTATATTTGAACAAGTTGTAGAAGTAAAAGCCTCAAATATATAG
- the cmk gene encoding (d)CMP kinase, translated as MNISVAIDGPAAAGKSTIANIIAHKFNLMYINTGSMYRAAALLCMRERVCYKDVDRVCEIVKSLKMHFEEDRLIVNGEDLTEGIKHPDVSNNVSNYAAIFKLRKLLVKSQQDMAGKFNVIMDGRDIGTVVLKNAPLKFFLTASASERAKRRYLELKKKSIDVEYNEILDEIIKRDYIDSHRESSPFVKAEDAIEINSSGLSIYQVVEIISGYIRNYIKEHN; from the coding sequence TTGAATATATCTGTAGCAATTGATGGACCTGCAGCTGCAGGTAAAAGTACTATAGCAAATATTATAGCCCATAAATTTAATCTTATGTATATAAATACAGGATCTATGTACAGAGCTGCTGCACTTTTATGTATGAGAGAAAGAGTATGTTACAAGGATGTAGATAGGGTATGTGAAATTGTAAAATCACTTAAAATGCATTTTGAAGAAGATAGACTTATTGTAAATGGTGAAGATTTAACAGAGGGTATAAAGCATCCTGATGTAAGTAATAATGTATCTAATTATGCTGCTATTTTTAAGCTTAGAAAGTTACTTGTAAAATCGCAGCAAGATATGGCAGGAAAATTTAATGTGATTATGGATGGAAGGGATATAGGTACTGTAGTTTTAAAAAATGCACCTTTGAAGTTTTTTCTTACAGCTAGTGCCAGTGAAAGGGCAAAAAGAAGATATTTGGAATTAAAGAAGAAAAGTATAGATGTGGAGTATAATGAGATATTGGATGAGATAATTAAAAGAGATTATATAGATTCCCATAGGGAATCTTCACCCTTTGTAAAAGCAGAAGATGCTATAGAGATAAATTCATCTGGACTTTCTATTTACCAGGTGGTAGAAATTATTTCAGGTTACATAAGAAATTACATTAAAGAACATAACTAA
- a CDS encoding NAD(P)/FAD-dependent oxidoreductase, which translates to MSKVIVIGGGPSGMMAAITAANRGFDTILVEKNEKLGKKMFISGKGRCNITNSKDISEFFDHIPVNSHFLYSSLYSFTNKNTFEFFDDLGVNLKVERGGRVFPQSDKSSDLIKAMEKELIKKNVMIRFNSKIKKFICKDNFIKAVQLEDNSLIEGELFILCTGGMSYPQTGSTGEGYKMAESLGHTITKITPALVPIEIAEDWIKILQGLSLKNIELSIVDSNNNILYREFGEMLFTHFGISGPVVLSSSRVVKNNRNLRAVINLKPALEFQELDRRLQREFLSYSNKSFKNSLGGLLPKKLIDIILDLCNIKLDKKCNSITKEERQNLAGLLQNFTMHIKGLRPIEEAIVTSGGVSVKEIDSSTMKSKIVSNLYFAGEIIDVDANTGGFNMQIALSTGFLAGSKIKNVL; encoded by the coding sequence ATGTCAAAGGTGATAGTAATTGGAGGAGGTCCATCTGGAATGATGGCAGCAATAACTGCTGCAAATAGAGGATTTGACACTATCTTGGTTGAAAAAAATGAAAAGCTTGGTAAAAAGATGTTCATATCTGGAAAGGGAAGGTGTAATATAACCAATTCAAAGGATATAAGTGAATTTTTTGATCATATTCCTGTAAATTCTCATTTCCTGTATAGTTCACTTTATTCTTTTACAAATAAGAATACTTTTGAATTTTTTGACGATTTAGGGGTAAATTTAAAAGTTGAAAGAGGAGGAAGGGTTTTCCCACAGTCTGATAAATCCTCTGATTTAATTAAAGCTATGGAAAAAGAATTGATAAAGAAAAATGTAATGATAAGGTTTAATTCTAAAATTAAAAAATTTATTTGCAAGGATAACTTTATAAAAGCAGTCCAACTTGAAGATAATTCACTTATAGAAGGAGAGTTATTTATACTCTGCACAGGTGGCATGTCCTATCCACAAACGGGTTCTACTGGAGAAGGATATAAAATGGCTGAAAGTCTAGGGCATACCATAACAAAAATTACACCGGCCCTTGTTCCTATAGAAATTGCAGAGGATTGGATAAAAATATTGCAGGGACTTTCTTTAAAAAATATAGAATTAAGTATAGTGGATTCTAATAATAATATCTTATATAGGGAATTTGGAGAAATGCTTTTTACCCATTTTGGAATTTCAGGACCTGTTGTTTTGAGTTCCAGCAGGGTAGTAAAAAATAATAGAAATTTAAGGGCAGTTATAAATTTAAAACCTGCTCTTGAGTTTCAGGAATTGGATAGAAGATTGCAGAGAGAATTTTTAAGTTATTCAAATAAAAGTTTTAAAAATTCTTTAGGAGGGTTACTTCCTAAAAAACTTATTGACATAATTTTAGATTTATGTAACATAAAATTAGATAAAAAATGCAATTCTATAACTAAAGAAGAGAGACAGAATTTAGCTGGATTATTACAAAATTTTACTATGCACATAAAAGGGCTTAGACCCATAGAAGAAGCTATAGTTACATCTGGAGGAGTGAGTGTTAAGGAAATAGACTCTTCTACCATGAAGTCTAAAATAGTTTCGAATTTATATTTTGCAGGGGAGATAATAGATGTAGATGCAAATACAGGAGGATTTAATATGCAGATTGCATTGTCTACTGGATTTTTAGCAGGAAGTAAAATTAAAAATGTATTATAA
- a CDS encoding GNAT family N-acetyltransferase — MYECVSLVKRNLNCFKKLNSKRTLFNNLNKDFFEIYDKSSFAKQIFLRRTVKLLRNNFDYIGYIWTDIVCKNVYNINAMNVSFISNKESDSVPYIHLISTIKKHCVLKYLCEDNNYNSTLLEDIGFEKKEGTLVLCRELHESIDLGIHENLKFEMFKRGRDEQKRCKIQNEIFQEHNRIPLTLEDIYMEQLQSYYFEEGAVFLKRNAEYIGYGQIIIENNIPIIVNFGIIEKHRGRGYSKYLLNYLLNIIYQNGFRKIMIKVRDSNYIALNLYRSVGFKVKKERFNWELEK, encoded by the coding sequence ATGTATGAATGTGTATCACTGGTAAAGAGGAATTTAAATTGTTTTAAAAAACTAAATTCCAAAAGAACTCTGTTTAATAATTTAAATAAAGATTTTTTTGAAATTTATGATAAATCTAGTTTTGCTAAACAGATATTCTTGAGAAGAACAGTAAAATTACTTAGAAATAACTTTGATTATATAGGTTATATTTGGACTGATATAGTATGTAAAAATGTTTATAATATAAATGCTATGAATGTATCCTTTATTTCTAATAAGGAGTCAGATAGTGTACCCTATATACATTTAATAAGTACTATAAAGAAACATTGTGTTCTAAAATATTTGTGCGAAGACAATAATTATAATTCCACACTACTTGAAGATATAGGCTTTGAGAAGAAAGAAGGTACTTTAGTTCTTTGTAGGGAATTACATGAGAGTATAGATTTGGGTATTCATGAAAACTTAAAATTTGAAATGTTTAAAAGGGGAAGAGATGAACAAAAAAGATGTAAAATACAAAATGAAATATTTCAGGAGCATAATAGAATACCTTTGACTTTAGAAGATATATATATGGAACAATTGCAGAGTTACTATTTTGAAGAGGGAGCTGTTTTTTTAAAAAGAAATGCGGAATATATAGGATACGGTCAGATTATAATAGAAAATAATATTCCCATCATAGTTAACTTCGGTATAATAGAAAAGCATAGAGGCAGGGGATATAGTAAATATCTTTTAAATTATCTTTTAAATATAATATATCAAAATGGCTTTCGTAAAATAATGATAAAGGTACGGGATTCTAACTATATAGCACTAAATTTATATAGAAGTGTTGGATTTAAGGTTAAAAAAGAAAGATTTAATTGGGAACTAGAGAAGTAA